From Ammoniphilus oxalaticus, one genomic window encodes:
- a CDS encoding aminotransferase class I/II-fold pyridoxal phosphate-dependent enzyme, with protein sequence MYAMLKNGALLKPYIKQLEEKIEPRLKEIEAMADYNQFKVLRAFQKAAISDYHFAASTGYGYDDVGRDGIESVYATVFGAEAALVRPQIASGTHAISICLFGLLRPGDELMYMTGAPYDTLEEVIGVRGDGQGSLKDYQIDYQAIALREDGRVDYDRVKAAISERTKVIGIQRSKGYADRPSFRVEEIKEMVRFVKEIKPDVIVFVDNCYGEFTESLEPTEVGVDIMAGSLIKNPGGGIAKSGGYIVGKEEYVRLSSYRMTAPGIGAEVGATLYSLPETYQGFFLAPHVVGEALKGAVFTAGLLEMVGFKTEPKWADPRTDLIQSVEFGTAERLIAFCQGIQKASPVDSFVSPEPSEMPGYADPVIMAGGTFIQGSSIELSADGPIRAPYLGFIQGGLTYSHVKVGVLTALDELIENKLLTL encoded by the coding sequence ATGTATGCAATGTTGAAAAATGGCGCGCTTCTTAAACCATATATTAAACAATTGGAAGAAAAAATTGAGCCGAGGCTGAAAGAGATCGAGGCCATGGCTGATTATAATCAGTTCAAAGTACTGCGCGCTTTTCAAAAGGCAGCGATTAGCGACTATCATTTTGCCGCGTCAACAGGCTACGGTTATGATGATGTCGGTCGCGATGGGATCGAATCGGTTTACGCCACTGTCTTTGGCGCGGAAGCGGCGCTCGTGCGACCGCAAATCGCATCGGGAACACACGCGATCTCGATTTGTTTGTTCGGTTTATTACGACCAGGCGATGAGTTGATGTACATGACAGGCGCTCCTTATGACACGTTAGAGGAAGTCATCGGGGTTCGCGGCGACGGACAAGGCTCATTGAAAGATTATCAGATCGATTACCAGGCGATTGCCCTTCGAGAAGACGGACGCGTCGATTACGATCGGGTCAAGGCAGCGATTTCTGAACGCACAAAAGTAATCGGTATTCAACGTTCCAAAGGATATGCGGATAGACCGTCTTTTCGCGTTGAGGAAATCAAAGAAATGGTTCGCTTTGTAAAAGAGATTAAGCCTGATGTTATCGTGTTTGTCGATAATTGCTACGGGGAATTCACTGAATCATTGGAACCGACCGAAGTTGGCGTGGATATCATGGCGGGATCGCTCATTAAGAACCCAGGCGGCGGGATTGCAAAATCAGGCGGATATATTGTAGGAAAAGAGGAGTATGTTCGATTGTCTTCTTATCGAATGACTGCCCCCGGCATCGGGGCAGAAGTCGGAGCAACCCTTTATTCACTACCTGAAACGTATCAGGGCTTTTTTCTCGCTCCACACGTCGTTGGCGAAGCGCTAAAAGGAGCTGTTTTTACGGCGGGATTGTTAGAAATGGTCGGTTTCAAAACAGAACCAAAGTGGGCGGATCCCCGCACCGATTTAATTCAATCTGTTGAATTTGGGACTGCGGAACGGTTAATCGCTTTTTGCCAAGGTATTCAGAAAGCTTCGCCTGTTGATTCGTTTGTGTCACCTGAACCGAGCGAAATGCCAGGGTATGCGGATCCTGTGATTATGGCTGGCGGAACGTTTATTCAAGGCTCAAGTATCGAGCTTTCCGCAGATGGTCCGATTCGCGCCCCGTATCTTGGATTTATTCAAGGGGGATTAACCTATTCCCATGTAAAAGTGGGTGTGCTCACCGCGCTAGACGAGTTAATTGAAAATAAATTGTTGACACTTTAA
- the hflX gene encoding GTPase HflX: MEITAPTVERAILVGLNLPQMTEHSFQSSLQELENLADTAGAQVVGTLTQNRPRPDTVTYIGKGKVDELITAIEQLDADLIIFDGELTPIQQRNLENLLDLKIVDRTALILDIFAMRAKSSEGILQVELARLEYKLPRLTGKGQELSRLGGGIGSRGAGEQKLELDRRHIRRRIGEIGRQLEEVKRTRALHRAQRKKSGIPTVSFVGYTNAGKSTLFNAIYRFVHKDQVEQVETEDKLFKTLDTTTRKIELENGWEWLISDTVGFIQNLPHKLVKAFQSTLEESAEADLLLHVIDSSSPDRDEQIQTVEYVLGELGALDRPLIKVYNKADQVDVKPYLREDEVLVSALTGEGIPELLELIQAKLFSSARVCALSVPYHEPVLVSKLHQVGEVMEKEEGEEGWRLVVRLSAEEYGRLEKEMAPYVD, from the coding sequence ATGGAAATCACAGCACCGACAGTAGAACGAGCCATATTGGTAGGTTTAAATCTGCCGCAGATGACAGAGCATTCGTTTCAATCTTCACTACAAGAACTTGAAAATTTGGCGGATACAGCAGGCGCCCAAGTTGTCGGGACGTTAACGCAAAATCGTCCGCGTCCGGACACAGTTACGTATATCGGAAAAGGAAAAGTAGATGAATTAATAACGGCAATTGAACAACTTGATGCCGATTTAATTATTTTTGACGGGGAGTTAACCCCGATTCAACAGCGTAACCTTGAAAATTTACTCGATCTAAAAATCGTGGATCGGACCGCCTTAATCCTTGATATTTTTGCTATGCGAGCTAAAAGTAGCGAAGGGATCTTGCAGGTCGAATTGGCGAGACTGGAATATAAGTTGCCGCGTTTGACGGGAAAAGGACAAGAGTTAAGCCGACTCGGCGGCGGGATCGGTTCCAGGGGAGCTGGGGAGCAAAAGCTTGAGTTGGATCGTCGCCATATTCGTCGAAGAATCGGTGAGATCGGGCGTCAACTGGAAGAAGTGAAACGAACCCGGGCCTTGCATAGAGCCCAACGAAAAAAAAGCGGGATCCCTACGGTTTCATTTGTCGGCTATACGAATGCGGGTAAATCTACTTTATTCAATGCGATCTATCGTTTTGTCCATAAAGACCAAGTGGAACAGGTTGAGACCGAGGATAAACTATTTAAAACGTTGGATACAACAACGCGTAAGATTGAATTAGAAAATGGTTGGGAATGGTTGATTTCTGATACGGTCGGTTTTATTCAAAATTTGCCGCACAAATTGGTCAAAGCGTTTCAAAGTACATTAGAAGAATCGGCGGAGGCTGATTTGTTGTTGCATGTGATTGATAGTTCAAGTCCGGATCGCGACGAGCAAATACAAACAGTTGAATACGTATTAGGCGAATTAGGAGCGCTGGATCGACCGTTGATCAAAGTGTATAACAAGGCGGATCAGGTTGACGTCAAACCGTATCTTCGTGAAGATGAAGTCCTCGTGTCCGCGCTGACTGGAGAAGGAATCCCCGAGTTATTGGAATTGATTCAGGCGAAGTTGTTTTCCAGCGCTCGGGTGTGCGCCTTGTCTGTTCCTTACCATGAACCCGTTCTCGTTTCGAAGTTACATCAAGTTGGCGAAGTAATGGAGAAGGAAGAAGGGGAAGAAGGATGGCGTCTTGTTGTGCGGCTTTCAGCGGAAGAATACGGACGACTAGAAAAAGAAATGGCGCCTTACGTAGATTAA
- a CDS encoding LCP family protein — translation MDKQTQRRPSIHLIRRRRRRRRRARLFLLFLLFCLLIGLSTLGYASWRIDHALDGVTGSFEEEGTAGAPFSILILGNDNRPETGTNLMDVMIVAAVDPKQGQIAMVSIPRDTKVRFADLGRRVKANEAYSIGEYLKRQNDQEKTNRVDGPSLAKKMASQLFEIPIDHYVMIDFKGFMAMIDEIGGIEIEVERELIYNDPTDQTHIHLLPGQQHVNGKEALDWVRHRHDDRGLDHYSSDFDRNRRQQEVITAVAVQMKTMTGISNVFDALDIMAAHIQTDLTKTQIRQLLLRAPSFHPDKINRIETPNVYWDGGLLQTVIPEEDLKAASEQLNELLNGDMR, via the coding sequence ATGGACAAGCAAACCCAACGAAGGCCATCGATCCATTTGATTAGAAGGCGCAGAAGACGAAGGAGGAGAGCGCGTTTATTTTTATTATTCCTCCTGTTTTGTTTACTAATCGGATTGAGTACATTAGGATATGCATCCTGGCGGATCGACCATGCCCTTGATGGGGTAACAGGCTCTTTTGAAGAAGAGGGAACGGCTGGCGCGCCATTTTCCATTTTAATTTTAGGAAACGACAATCGTCCAGAAACAGGCACGAACCTTATGGATGTGATGATTGTGGCCGCAGTAGATCCAAAGCAGGGTCAGATCGCTATGGTCTCGATTCCGCGAGATACAAAAGTGCGGTTCGCAGACTTAGGCAGACGAGTGAAAGCAAATGAAGCCTATAGTATTGGGGAGTATTTGAAAAGACAAAATGATCAAGAGAAAACGAACCGTGTCGATGGTCCATCTCTCGCAAAAAAAATGGCCAGTCAATTATTTGAGATTCCGATTGATCACTATGTAATGATTGATTTTAAAGGTTTTATGGCGATGATCGATGAAATTGGCGGGATTGAAATCGAGGTTGAGCGTGAATTAATTTACAACGATCCGACAGATCAGACTCATATTCATCTGCTTCCTGGACAGCAACATGTCAATGGGAAAGAGGCGCTCGATTGGGTTCGACACCGTCATGATGACCGTGGACTTGATCATTATTCTAGCGATTTTGATCGAAACCGAAGACAACAGGAAGTCATCACCGCTGTGGCTGTGCAAATGAAAACAATGACGGGTATTTCCAATGTGTTTGATGCGCTGGATATTATGGCTGCTCATATTCAAACGGATTTAACAAAAACTCAAATTAGACAACTTCTTTTGCGGGCGCCTTCGTTTCATCCCGACAAGATAAACAGGATTGAAACACCAAATGTTTACTGGGATGGAGGGCTTTTACAAACGGTGATTCCCGAAGAAGATTTGAAAGCAGCGAGCGAACAATTAAATGAGCTATTAAACGGGGATATGCGCTGA
- the spoVK gene encoding stage V sporulation protein K: protein MTWRATTTQAPNRINVVINQQTKNTKSLTESFSKISNDSGAVPHERFLQITKELDRLIGMKSIKDLIYEIYALLYINQCRRKEGLKTDGQVLHMIFKGNPGTGKTTVARIVGKLFREMGVLSKGHLVEVERADLVGEYIGHTAQKTREHIKKAMGGILFIDEAYSLARGGDKDFGREAIDCLVKGLEDHRNDFILILAGYSEEMDDFLSSNPGLPSRFPIQVDFPDYLLDELMQIAEMMVEEREYQFSSYARQKLRKHLQTKLSHSSRSFSNARHVRNLIEKSIRFQAVRLMQKQTPSKEDLITIGSDDLRCDSQHTRW from the coding sequence TTGACATGGCGTGCCACAACAACACAGGCGCCAAATCGGATAAACGTTGTCATTAATCAACAAACTAAAAACACAAAATCTTTAACCGAATCGTTTTCTAAAATATCCAATGATTCAGGCGCCGTCCCACATGAGCGCTTTTTACAAATTACTAAAGAATTAGATCGTTTAATTGGGATGAAAAGTATTAAAGACTTAATATATGAAATTTATGCCTTGCTTTACATTAACCAATGCAGGCGAAAAGAAGGGCTGAAAACAGACGGTCAAGTGTTGCATATGATTTTTAAGGGGAACCCAGGGACTGGGAAAACGACCGTCGCTCGAATTGTTGGAAAATTGTTTAGGGAAATGGGCGTGTTGTCGAAAGGGCATCTTGTTGAGGTGGAAAGGGCCGATCTTGTCGGTGAATATATTGGTCACACGGCGCAGAAGACGCGTGAGCATATAAAAAAAGCGATGGGCGGTATTTTGTTTATTGATGAGGCGTATTCGCTTGCGCGCGGCGGTGATAAAGACTTCGGCAGGGAAGCAATTGATTGCTTAGTTAAAGGGTTGGAGGATCATCGCAATGACTTCATTTTGATTCTTGCCGGTTACTCAGAAGAAATGGATGATTTCCTCAGCTCCAACCCAGGATTGCCCTCGCGTTTCCCGATTCAAGTCGACTTTCCTGATTATCTATTGGATGAACTGATGCAGATCGCGGAGATGATGGTCGAAGAGCGGGAGTATCAATTTTCTAGTTATGCCCGACAGAAATTAAGAAAACACTTACAAACAAAATTGTCGCATTCGAGTCGTTCTTTTAGCAATGCTCGACATGTCCGAAATCTGATCGAAAAGTCGATTCGATTCCAAGCGGTTCGCTTGATGCAGAAACAAACGCCAAGTAAAGAAGATCTAATTACGATTGGTTCGGATGATCTACGCTGTGATTCTCAACACACGCGGTGGTGA
- a CDS encoding ABC-F family ATP-binding cassette domain-containing protein: MITASGITLRYGKRALFEDVNIKFTPGNCYGLIGANGAGKSTFLKILAGEIEPNKGEVIMHSGERLAVLKQDHYEFDEFEVLKTVIMGHERLYEIMEEKDALYAKADFNEDDGMRAAELEGEFAELNGWEAESEAAELLMGLGIAKELHEKQMADLEGNEKVRVLLAQALFGRPNNLLLDEPTNHLDAESIAWLQNFLLNIGEDTTVIVVSHDRHFLNHVCTHIADIDFGKIQLYVGNYDFWYESSQLALELQRDQNKKVEEKRKELEKFIARFSSNASKAKQATSRKKQLEKLTLEDIRPSSRKYPYVNFKSEREAGRQILTVDQLSKQIDGNQVLKGISFVVNKGDKIAFVGPDGLAKTTLFKILMGELEADQGEYSWGVTTSQAYFPKDNAEYFDGVELNLVDWLRQYSSDQDETFVRGFLGRMLFSGEESLKKASVLSGGEKVRCMLSRMMLSGSNVLILDEPTNHLDLESITSLNNGMIEFDGTALFVSHDHQFTQTVANRIIEITPNGLIDRMTSYDEYLASEEIQQLREKMYA, encoded by the coding sequence ATGATTACAGCGAGTGGAATTACTTTACGATATGGAAAACGGGCGCTATTTGAAGATGTAAATATTAAATTTACACCAGGCAATTGCTATGGATTAATTGGCGCCAACGGGGCTGGTAAGTCCACTTTCCTAAAAATATTAGCCGGTGAAATTGAACCGAACAAAGGCGAAGTGATTATGCACTCGGGTGAACGTTTAGCTGTTTTAAAGCAGGATCACTACGAGTTTGATGAGTTCGAAGTTCTAAAAACGGTGATTATGGGTCACGAACGACTTTACGAAATTATGGAAGAAAAGGATGCGCTCTACGCAAAAGCGGATTTTAATGAAGATGATGGAATGAGAGCGGCGGAATTAGAAGGTGAATTCGCTGAGTTAAACGGTTGGGAAGCGGAATCGGAAGCGGCGGAGTTGTTGATGGGACTAGGGATTGCGAAGGAACTTCATGAGAAGCAAATGGCGGATCTAGAAGGGAACGAAAAAGTCCGTGTTTTACTAGCCCAAGCCTTGTTTGGACGGCCAAACAATCTGTTGCTGGATGAGCCGACAAACCATCTAGACGCGGAATCGATCGCCTGGTTACAAAATTTCTTGCTTAACATTGGCGAAGATACAACCGTAATCGTAGTCTCTCATGACCGACACTTTCTAAATCATGTGTGTACGCATATTGCCGATATTGATTTCGGAAAAATTCAGCTGTATGTTGGCAACTATGATTTTTGGTATGAATCAAGTCAACTTGCGCTTGAATTACAACGTGATCAAAACAAAAAAGTAGAAGAAAAACGGAAAGAGTTAGAGAAGTTTATTGCTCGTTTTAGTTCGAATGCTTCTAAAGCGAAACAAGCGACTTCACGTAAGAAACAATTAGAAAAACTAACATTAGAAGATATTAGACCTTCTTCAAGAAAATATCCGTATGTCAATTTCAAATCAGAGCGTGAGGCAGGCAGACAAATTTTGACCGTCGACCAGCTATCAAAGCAAATTGACGGCAATCAGGTTTTAAAAGGCATTAGCTTTGTTGTTAATAAAGGCGATAAAATTGCTTTTGTTGGTCCAGATGGCTTGGCTAAAACAACGCTTTTTAAAATATTAATGGGTGAACTTGAGGCGGATCAAGGAGAATACAGTTGGGGCGTAACCACCTCTCAAGCGTATTTTCCGAAAGACAATGCCGAATATTTCGATGGGGTTGAGCTAAATCTCGTCGATTGGTTGCGTCAGTATTCTAGTGATCAAGATGAAACGTTTGTGCGCGGTTTCTTAGGACGGATGCTGTTTTCGGGTGAGGAATCCTTAAAGAAGGCGAGTGTTTTATCCGGGGGAGAAAAAGTGCGCTGTATGTTATCGCGGATGATGTTGTCTGGCTCAAATGTGCTTATTTTAGATGAACCCACCAACCACCTTGACTTAGAATCGATTACTTCTTTAAATAATGGGATGATTGAATTTGATGGAACGGCTTTATTTGTATCGCATGACCATCAATTTACGCAAACGGTTGCCAACCGTATCATTGAAATCACACCGAATGGCTTGATTGATCGAATGACATCCTATGACGAGTACTTGGCGAGCGAGGAAATACAGCAACTTCGCGAAAAAATGTACGCGTAA
- a CDS encoding WIAG-tail domain, producing the protein MSKPRSRRLQKRRGKGNRPLLTLQPTKDFLRSSNQSRPTFDPDLDIDFNLDDLESRDIFWENDGSPSAQSQGPTRAQEVAAALDVIENPPFPARKAQDKLEADVEKTDAAMQREIIKSRKNDVQRAIIYTDDIRDHAVTSEKIAKKTIDTSKLKDSSVDTKVLKDYAVDNRKLADQSVNASKIAPGSIDEIHLLDQSISGAKLKDRSISGVKLMDNSVTSDKLADKTIDAMKIADQSIETKHLKEQSITNETLQDETISGGKIKKGTIDTDHLKNYAIDTAKLGIGVVDSINLKDETIISTKLANQAVSSQHIQDGAIDRQHIKEGSIQSQHFLDQSISGRKLTPGSIASDLLQSSAVTTEKLSHQAVTNEKIANASISTNHLRDGSVTAAKLAEKSVTTSKLAAGSITSKQIGEDVIERKHLKDGAVSAAQIEDNAITTAKLAPESVGRDKLIDHSISTEKLADQSVTAQKLAKNVITPDHLQDGSVTGRNLTRRSVTTEHIGDEAITSFQIKEDAIQESHISEGAVTSRKLADHSITAAHLEDHSVTAKKIAPHSISDDKISLDGIDGLYIKKGTIRGDHLQEQTVQPIHLQRKSIYRDHLRDGIVSAKNIASEGVVGENIAEAAIDSKHIRDGVVESKHIKAASIKSEHVDENVVTVRHLQDGIVSSRKLQNESVTTDKLAFHSVTGEKISRDSIHSDHLQSGAVDGSHLQSSVISARHLQSMVVQSRHLAENIVAEKHLLEESVSTDKLQDQSVTTEKLAKESITDDKLAHGSIATHHLKKEVVHGEHIQSGSVTARHLAENVISEQQVQNDAVSTEKLQDKSVTSEKIDAEAVTADKLAKDAIASPHIQAESIQSKHLNLRIIASGHISQYTVTEDHLQDQIISTDKLKNQSVTSEKLAPGSITKEKLNLDAFSGELIEKGSIHGDHLQAECIDTVHLQDGVISTSKLQEQSVTADQLALKSVTGEHLTEKSITGNHIQPDTVEGNHLRQDSVSSGHLRKDSIETDHLRDGAISTSKLQEHSVTADKLALKSVTGEHLAKESITGKHIAVGAWEGKHLQLDSITSDHIIDGSVSGSKLQDGSITVSKLAADSVVGEKIVKGTLTGEHLLAESIETQHLQEMSITSEKIAEQSVTAEHLQDECISETKLKDGAVTGAKLQNDSVTTEKLTADSITEEKIAKGSIHSAHIQIESIGSQHLVARCVTSGHLSKDSVSDEHLRDGAVSTDKLSDMSVTSEKINTAAITGEKVAKETLSGEHLQPATLKGEHLEIGTLGGSHLAEQTIGSEHLQEQAIVTNKLADDSVTTAKLANESVTSEKVANESITSVHIKEESVQGNHIQSRSIAATHLNHFTIHEEHVQDQAISTKKLKNESVSAEKIKPAAIEPKHIQENSITPSKLAFQPVQTSKGNKNTIQQFGFSAYQFEGDAETIDLVIAFEDQYANENYALVGMCHDSNVYVSLKQRMTDHAVVTVTRRKSDQSAEGMITWIAIGEKAAKPVDVEEVQEEPNEQTEQMYKNRRRRKRR; encoded by the coding sequence ATGTCTAAGCCGAGGAGCCGACGATTACAAAAACGCAGAGGTAAAGGCAATAGGCCGCTGCTTACCCTTCAACCGACGAAGGATTTTTTAAGAAGTTCAAATCAATCCCGTCCCACGTTTGACCCTGACCTCGATATCGATTTTAATTTAGACGACTTAGAGAGCAGAGATATATTTTGGGAAAACGATGGAAGCCCTTCGGCTCAGTCTCAAGGGCCAACACGAGCGCAGGAAGTTGCGGCAGCCCTTGATGTCATAGAAAATCCGCCTTTTCCCGCTAGAAAAGCGCAAGATAAGTTAGAAGCGGACGTTGAGAAGACGGACGCCGCTATGCAGCGCGAAATTATTAAATCAAGGAAAAATGATGTTCAACGAGCAATTATTTATACCGATGATATTCGAGACCATGCCGTTACGAGCGAGAAGATTGCAAAAAAGACGATCGACACCTCCAAATTAAAAGATAGCAGCGTCGACACGAAAGTATTAAAGGATTACGCAGTCGATAACCGTAAACTAGCCGATCAAAGTGTCAATGCCAGTAAAATTGCTCCAGGCTCAATTGATGAAATTCATTTATTAGATCAGTCCATATCGGGAGCAAAATTAAAAGATCGTTCCATTTCTGGTGTCAAACTGATGGATAATAGCGTGACATCTGACAAGTTGGCTGATAAAACGATTGATGCGATGAAAATAGCGGATCAATCAATTGAAACGAAACACCTGAAGGAACAATCCATTACGAATGAAACCCTACAGGATGAGACGATTTCAGGGGGGAAAATAAAGAAAGGGACGATCGATACCGACCATTTAAAAAATTATGCCATTGACACAGCAAAGTTGGGGATTGGCGTCGTCGATTCCATTAATCTAAAAGATGAAACGATTATTTCAACGAAACTAGCGAACCAAGCGGTCTCCTCTCAGCATATTCAAGACGGGGCAATCGACCGCCAGCACATCAAGGAAGGCTCGATTCAAAGTCAACACTTTTTAGATCAGTCGATTTCTGGAAGGAAACTTACGCCGGGATCCATCGCCTCCGATCTGTTACAAAGCTCGGCGGTGACGACAGAGAAACTGTCGCATCAAGCAGTAACCAATGAAAAGATAGCAAATGCCTCAATATCAACTAATCATTTGCGGGATGGTTCTGTTACCGCCGCTAAATTGGCTGAAAAGAGTGTGACCACATCAAAATTGGCAGCAGGTTCGATCACTTCTAAACAAATAGGAGAAGACGTTATCGAAAGAAAGCATTTGAAAGATGGCGCAGTGAGCGCAGCGCAAATCGAAGACAACGCAATTACAACTGCCAAGCTGGCTCCAGAGTCTGTCGGAAGAGACAAATTGATTGACCACTCGATTTCGACCGAAAAACTAGCGGACCAAAGTGTCACAGCGCAGAAGTTGGCTAAAAACGTGATTACGCCTGATCATCTTCAAGATGGATCTGTTACCGGCAGGAATTTGACGCGACGATCAGTGACTACTGAACATATTGGGGACGAAGCAATCACTTCTTTTCAAATTAAAGAAGATGCAATTCAAGAAAGTCATATTAGCGAAGGAGCTGTCACCTCCCGTAAACTGGCAGATCACTCGATCACCGCTGCGCATCTAGAGGATCATAGCGTGACCGCCAAAAAAATTGCGCCGCATTCGATCAGTGACGATAAAATCAGTTTAGACGGGATTGACGGTCTGTACATTAAGAAAGGAACCATTCGCGGGGATCATCTTCAGGAACAAACGGTGCAACCGATTCATTTGCAACGAAAAAGTATTTATCGCGACCACTTGCGCGATGGGATTGTATCGGCAAAGAATATTGCGTCAGAAGGCGTGGTCGGCGAGAACATTGCAGAAGCTGCGATCGACAGCAAGCACATTCGAGACGGCGTAGTGGAAAGCAAGCATATCAAAGCGGCCTCAATAAAGTCTGAACACGTTGATGAGAACGTCGTCACCGTAAGACATCTTCAAGATGGTATTGTTAGCTCGCGGAAACTACAAAATGAAAGTGTCACAACCGACAAGCTTGCTTTTCATTCTGTAACAGGGGAAAAGATTAGTCGAGACTCCATTCATAGCGATCATCTCCAAAGTGGAGCTGTTGATGGCTCACACCTCCAATCATCTGTGATCTCCGCGCGCCATCTTCAATCCATGGTTGTGCAATCTCGACACCTAGCAGAAAACATCGTTGCGGAAAAGCATTTACTTGAGGAATCGGTCTCCACGGATAAACTCCAAGATCAAAGTGTCACAACTGAAAAACTGGCCAAAGAATCGATTACAGACGATAAATTAGCTCACGGTTCAATTGCGACTCATCACCTAAAAAAAGAAGTTGTGCATGGTGAACACATCCAATCGGGAAGTGTGACGGCAAGACATTTAGCTGAAAATGTTATTTCTGAACAACAGGTCCAAAATGATGCTGTTTCCACAGAGAAGCTTCAAGATAAAAGTGTGACATCGGAAAAAATTGACGCGGAAGCAGTCACAGCCGATAAGCTGGCCAAAGATGCAATAGCGAGCCCGCATATACAAGCTGAAAGCATTCAAAGCAAGCATTTAAACTTACGAATCATTGCATCCGGTCATATTAGTCAATACACAGTGACGGAAGACCATTTGCAAGATCAGATCATCTCTACTGATAAATTAAAAAACCAAAGTGTCACGTCGGAAAAACTTGCCCCCGGTTCAATCACGAAAGAAAAGTTAAACTTAGATGCGTTTAGCGGTGAACTAATTGAAAAAGGATCAATTCATGGAGATCATCTTCAAGCTGAATGCATTGACACTGTTCACCTCCAAGACGGAGTCATTTCCACAAGTAAACTCCAAGAGCAAAGCGTAACGGCAGATCAGTTAGCATTGAAGTCAGTGACAGGGGAGCACCTAACCGAAAAATCAATTACGGGAAATCACATTCAGCCCGATACGGTAGAGGGTAACCATTTACGCCAAGATAGCGTATCATCTGGACATTTAAGAAAAGATTCCATCGAAACAGATCATCTCCGAGACGGTGCCATCTCTACAAGCAAACTCCAAGAGCACAGCGTAACGGCGGATAAGTTAGCATTGAAGTCAGTGACAGGGGAGCATTTAGCTAAGGAATCCATTACAGGTAAACACATCGCGGTTGGCGCTTGGGAAGGCAAACACCTTCAACTGGACAGCATTACTTCAGACCATATCATCGACGGCTCGGTTTCGGGGAGTAAGCTGCAAGATGGTAGCATTACGGTATCTAAACTGGCTGCAGACTCTGTGGTCGGCGAAAAAATAGTCAAAGGAACCTTGACAGGAGAGCATCTCCTAGCGGAATCAATCGAAACGCAACACTTGCAAGAAATGAGTATAACCTCTGAAAAAATAGCGGAGCAGAGTGTAACGGCAGAGCATTTACAGGATGAATGCATCAGCGAGACCAAATTGAAGGACGGAGCTGTCACGGGGGCAAAGTTACAGAACGACAGTGTGACAACAGAAAAATTGACCGCAGATTCAATTACGGAAGAAAAAATAGCGAAAGGGTCAATTCATAGCGCCCACATTCAAATCGAATCGATTGGCAGTCAGCACCTGGTAGCGCGCTGTGTGACATCTGGCCATTTAAGCAAAGATAGTGTGTCTGATGAACATTTGCGCGATGGCGCCGTATCAACGGATAAACTTAGTGACATGAGCGTTACTTCTGAAAAAATAAATACGGCAGCGATTACGGGTGAGAAAGTAGCTAAGGAAACGCTAAGCGGTGAACATCTGCAACCAGCAACGTTAAAGGGAGAACATCTTGAGATTGGTACGCTTGGCGGTAGCCATCTAGCTGAACAGACAATTGGGAGCGAACACCTGCAGGAGCAAGCAATCGTTACAAACAAATTAGCGGACGACAGTGTAACAACAGCCAAACTAGCCAATGAGTCGGTTACTTCAGAAAAAGTCGCTAATGAATCGATTACATCGGTTCATATTAAAGAAGAAAGTGTTCAGGGCAACCATATCCAGTCCCGAAGCATTGCGGCGACGCATCTTAATCATTTTACGATTCATGAAGAGCATGTACAAGATCAAGCAATCAGTACGAAGAAGCTTAAAAACGAAAGTGTTTCAGCAGAGAAAATCAAGCCAGCGGCGATTGAACCAAAACACATCCAAGAAAATTCAATCACCCCATCAAAACTGGCATTTCAGCCAGTCCAAACGAGCAAAGGAAATAAAAATACGATTCAACAGTTTGGTTTTTCTGCCTATCAATTTGAAGGGGATGCGGAAACAATCGACCTAGTTATTGCTTTTGAAGATCAGTACGCTAATGAGAACTATGCCCTTGTCGGGATGTGCCATGATTCGAATGTTTATGTGTCGTTAAAGCAACGAATGACAGATCACGCAGTCGTCACTGTTACACGCAGAAAATCAGATCAGTCCGCGGAAGGAATGATCACTTGGATTGCAATTGGCGAAAAAGCGGCGAAACCAGTAGATGTTGAAGAAGTACAAGAAGAGCCGAATGAACAAACTGAGCAAATGTATAAAAATAGAAGACGCCGAAAAAGAAGATAG